From Candidatus Hydrogenedentota bacterium, one genomic window encodes:
- a CDS encoding STAS domain-containing protein, with protein MEARICYAHLGRRCVLRLVGEVRHTVSSVVEAIISEFLKVEESPEFIIDLTETVFIDSTNLGLIARIARETWRRGAGKPILVSSNADINAVIQSMGFAKAFDIVETHEATSAELHEAPTPTDYADPGKARRLLEAHEALIDLDERNRQTFQQVVDVLRRDSAREK; from the coding sequence ATGGAAGCTAGGATTTGCTACGCACACTTGGGCCGCCGGTGCGTCCTGAGACTGGTCGGCGAGGTCCGGCATACCGTCAGCTCCGTTGTCGAGGCGATTATCAGCGAGTTTCTCAAGGTCGAGGAATCTCCTGAATTCATCATCGATTTGACGGAGACCGTCTTTATCGACAGCACAAACCTGGGGCTCATCGCCAGAATTGCCCGGGAAACATGGCGCCGCGGCGCCGGCAAGCCCATCCTTGTATCGAGTAACGCCGACATCAACGCGGTCATCCAGAGCATGGGGTTCGCAAAGGCGTTCGATATCGTTGAAACCCACGAAGCAACCAGCGCGGAACTGCACGAAGCGCCTACTCCCACGGACTACGCGGACCCGGGTAAAGCACGGCGTCTCCTCGAAGCCCACGAAGCGCTTATAGACCTTGACGAACGTAACCGGCAAACGTTCCAGCAGGTCGTGGACGTGCTACGCCGCGATTCCGCGCGCGAAAAGTAG
- a CDS encoding SpoIIE family protein phosphatase produces MATDTGISILTIDDDPMVRRTLVVYLKKCGFGVYEAGNGAEGIAVFEREHPDLVLVDLRMPGMDGFAVLEALSARAPETPLVVVSGADVINDAIEAQRKGAWDYVTKPVSPMSVLRHTIDNVLERAELRRQNERYHRQLEENLRKIKEDERAGKKVQMRLLPPEQCVFGPYTISRELISSMELSGDFVDYFALDGDHIGFYSADVSGHGVSSALVTVILKTFFRKYQERYLNGADNAVLNPGIVLERLNAALLDEDLEKHVTMFYGVLTISRNVLRFANGGQFPSPFLWSGHGFELLQESGTAVGLFPFAVYETFEKRLPSAFLLTVFSDGVLDILPQESLDQKLGFLQSLGSGASIQRFMSVVKTNADPPDDVTVLTVKKEAAHHGS; encoded by the coding sequence GTGGCCACTGATACGGGCATATCCATCCTCACCATAGATGACGACCCGATGGTGCGCCGAACGCTGGTTGTATACCTTAAAAAGTGCGGATTCGGGGTGTATGAAGCAGGGAACGGCGCGGAAGGCATTGCGGTATTTGAACGGGAACATCCTGATTTGGTGCTGGTTGACCTCCGCATGCCCGGCATGGACGGATTCGCCGTGCTCGAGGCCCTCAGCGCCCGGGCACCCGAGACGCCCCTGGTCGTCGTTTCCGGCGCGGACGTCATCAACGATGCCATCGAGGCGCAACGGAAGGGCGCCTGGGACTACGTAACCAAACCCGTCAGCCCGATGAGCGTGTTGCGCCACACCATCGACAACGTCCTTGAACGGGCGGAGTTGCGCCGCCAGAACGAGCGCTACCACCGCCAGCTCGAGGAGAATCTGCGTAAGATTAAGGAAGACGAGAGAGCGGGGAAGAAAGTCCAGATGAGACTGCTGCCCCCCGAGCAGTGCGTGTTCGGCCCCTACACGATCTCGCGCGAACTGATATCCTCGATGGAACTCAGCGGCGATTTCGTGGACTACTTTGCGCTCGACGGCGACCATATCGGGTTCTACAGCGCCGACGTGTCGGGCCACGGCGTTTCTTCGGCCTTGGTGACCGTCATCCTCAAGACCTTCTTTCGCAAGTATCAGGAGCGTTATCTGAACGGCGCCGATAATGCTGTTCTGAACCCGGGCATCGTTCTCGAGCGTCTCAATGCGGCCTTGCTTGACGAAGACCTCGAAAAACACGTGACCATGTTCTATGGCGTGCTGACAATCTCTCGAAACGTGCTCCGGTTCGCCAACGGAGGGCAATTCCCCTCGCCGTTTTTGTGGTCCGGCCATGGCTTCGAACTCCTGCAAGAATCCGGGACGGCCGTCGGGCTGTTTCCCTTTGCCGTCTATGAGACTTTCGAGAAGCGCCTCCCTTCGGCCTTTTTGCTCACGGTGTTTTCGGACGGCGTGCTCGACATCCTGCCCCAGGAAAGCCTCGACCAGAAGCTGGGCTTCCTCCAATCCCTGGGAAGCGGCGCCAGCATCCAGCGCTTCATGTCAGTGGTGAAAACCAACGCCGACCCTCCGGACGATGTGACGGTGCTGACAGTCAAGAAGGAGGCAGCGCACCATGGAAGCTAG
- a CDS encoding SMP-30/gluconolactonase/LRE family protein, whose protein sequence is MRNGWLVLAITAACVTRVAAEETAGIAAPGAALEKLSGEFEFTEGPAADPAGNVYFTDQPNDRIMKWSVDGALTAFMQPSGRANGLCFDKEGFLWACADEKNQLWRISPEKKVEVLIDKHEGKLLNGPNDLWLRPDGGAYFTDPFYKRSYWDRETMEQPCQGVYFLAPDRKTVTRVIDDLEQPNGIIGTPDGKTLYVTDIHAKKTYAYAIQEDGSLAAKTLFCEMGSDGMTIDNKGNVYLTGKGVFVFDKAGKQIDHIAVDEPWTANVSFGGTNMEYLFITASKGLYRLQTRVKGVGSQ, encoded by the coding sequence ATGCGGAACGGATGGCTCGTCCTGGCGATTACGGCGGCATGTGTCACGCGCGTTGCGGCGGAAGAAACCGCCGGGATCGCCGCCCCGGGCGCGGCACTCGAGAAACTCTCGGGCGAGTTCGAGTTTACCGAGGGCCCGGCCGCGGACCCCGCGGGCAACGTCTATTTCACCGACCAGCCGAACGACCGCATCATGAAATGGAGCGTCGACGGCGCGTTGACCGCCTTCATGCAGCCCTCGGGACGCGCCAACGGCCTGTGCTTCGACAAGGAAGGGTTTTTGTGGGCGTGCGCGGACGAGAAAAACCAGCTCTGGCGGATTAGTCCCGAAAAAAAGGTTGAGGTGCTCATCGACAAGCACGAGGGCAAGCTCCTGAACGGTCCCAACGACCTCTGGCTTCGGCCGGACGGCGGCGCGTATTTCACTGACCCCTTCTACAAGCGCTCGTACTGGGACCGCGAGACCATGGAACAGCCGTGCCAGGGCGTGTATTTCCTTGCGCCGGACCGCAAGACCGTCACCCGCGTGATTGACGACCTTGAGCAACCCAACGGCATCATCGGCACGCCCGACGGAAAAACCCTTTACGTGACAGACATCCACGCCAAGAAAACCTATGCCTACGCGATCCAAGAGGACGGCAGCCTTGCGGCCAAAACCCTCTTCTGCGAAATGGGCTCCGACGGAATGACCATCGACAACAAAGGCAACGTGTACCTGACCGGAAAAGGCGTGTTCGTTTTTGACAAGGCCGGCAAACAGATCGATCATATCGCCGTTGATGAGCCGTGGACCGCGAACGTGAGTTTCGGCGGCACGAACATGGAATACTTATTCATCACGGCCAGCAAGGGCTTGTACCGGCTCCAGACTCGTGTAAAGGGCGTCGGAAGCCAGTAA
- a CDS encoding Gfo/Idh/MocA family oxidoreductase: MKKNSGVNRRDFLKNAGTAAAMMAAAPSITGAAEPAADPVRLAHIGTGVRGWDLIKYTGAHKGAKVMAVCDVYKPHLQRGLEASNNPGVKAITDYHDVLADPNIEAVVIATPDHWHEQMLIDAVNAGKDVYCEKGWTTSIAAAKRMREAVKKQGAIMQLGHQGRQWPAAAAGGDLIRADRIGPLTFVKVGRYFNASPDRPVWRWYGNYTWYDHPDPKQVLADLDWAKWLGPAPAIDFNERHFWHWRCYWQYGTGQAGDLLSHEMDYVQTVLGWGIPDTCACAGLNAFWKDDRETPDTWLATYQFESHDCTAIFEGIMNSNRMQTPEFVGRQGRIIYNGIGQDASRYELYPDVPAWRMGEAPPEPAERFDPVAAPPQPTHMEDFFNAVRTRKPPRCNEDEAFIEAATLLMSVESYKQKRQVRWDREREEIV; encoded by the coding sequence ATGAAGAAAAACAGTGGTGTCAATCGCAGGGACTTCTTGAAAAACGCCGGAACAGCCGCGGCAATGATGGCGGCCGCTCCGTCGATCACCGGGGCGGCGGAACCGGCCGCGGACCCCGTGCGGCTCGCCCATATCGGCACGGGCGTGCGCGGCTGGGACCTCATCAAGTACACGGGGGCTCACAAAGGCGCGAAAGTGATGGCCGTATGCGACGTATACAAGCCGCATCTCCAGCGCGGGCTTGAAGCAAGCAACAATCCCGGCGTCAAGGCCATCACCGATTATCACGACGTGCTCGCCGACCCCAACATCGAGGCGGTGGTCATCGCCACTCCCGACCACTGGCACGAGCAGATGCTTATCGACGCCGTAAACGCCGGCAAGGACGTGTATTGCGAGAAAGGCTGGACCACCTCGATCGCCGCCGCGAAACGGATGCGCGAGGCGGTCAAGAAGCAGGGGGCCATCATGCAGCTGGGCCACCAGGGCCGGCAATGGCCCGCCGCGGCCGCGGGCGGAGACCTCATCCGCGCGGACCGCATCGGCCCCCTCACGTTCGTCAAAGTGGGCCGCTATTTCAACGCTTCCCCCGACCGGCCGGTGTGGCGCTGGTACGGCAACTATACATGGTACGACCACCCCGACCCCAAACAAGTGCTCGCGGACCTGGACTGGGCAAAATGGCTGGGGCCCGCGCCGGCTATCGATTTCAACGAGCGGCATTTCTGGCATTGGCGCTGCTACTGGCAGTACGGCACCGGCCAGGCCGGCGACCTCCTCTCGCACGAGATGGACTACGTGCAGACGGTCCTGGGCTGGGGCATCCCCGATACCTGCGCCTGCGCGGGGCTGAACGCGTTCTGGAAAGACGACCGCGAAACCCCCGACACCTGGCTCGCAACGTACCAGTTCGAGAGCCATGACTGCACGGCCATCTTCGAGGGCATCATGAACTCGAACCGCATGCAGACCCCCGAATTCGTCGGGCGCCAGGGCCGGATCATCTACAACGGGATCGGCCAGGACGCCAGCCGCTACGAACTGTACCCAGACGTGCCCGCGTGGCGCATGGGCGAAGCTCCCCCTGAGCCCGCCGAACGATTCGACCCGGTCGCCGCGCCGCCGCAACCCACGCACATGGAGGACTTCTTCAACGCCGTGCGGACGCGGAAACCCCCGCGCTGTAACGAGGACGAGGCTTTTATTGAGGCGGCGACCCTCTTGATGAGCGTCGAATCGTACAAACAGAAGCGCCAGGTCCGGTGGGACAGGGAGCGCGAAGAAATCGTGTAG